TTCCATTTCAACCTCAGTCTTACCTTTACGGGCAGCGATCAGGGCTGCTTCGTTACAAACGTTGGCGATGTCAGCACCGGCAAAGCCAGGTGTCATAGATGCCAGTTTCTTGATATCGAGGTTCGGAGAAGTTTTAATTGGTTTCAGGTGCACGTCAAATATGTGCTCACGACCATTTAAGTCTGGTTTGTCAATAGAGATCTGACGGTCAAAACGTCCCGGACGCAGCAGCGCACTGTCCAGTACGTCCGGACGGTTGGTTGCTGCCAGGATGATGATGCCGCTGTCGGTACCGAAACCATCCATTTCCACCAGTAACTGGTTCAGGGTGTTCTCACGCTCATCATTGCTCATCATTACGTTCTTACCTCTTGCACGACCGATCGCATCGATCTCATCGATGAAGATGATACAAGGCGCTTTCTCACGGGCCTGTTTGAACAGGTCACGTACACGGCTTGCACCCACACCTACGAATAATTCAACGAAGTCAGAACCGGACATAGAGAAGAAAGGTACCTGTGCTTCTCCTGCCATTGCTTTCGCCAGCAGGGTCTTACCTGTACCTGGAGGGCCTACCAGTAAGGCACCTTTTGGTATTTTACCACCCAGAGAGGTGTATTTCTTCGGATTCTTCAGGAAATCCACGATTTCCATCACTTCCACTTTCGCTTCATCCAGACCAGCTACATCACTGAAAGTGATATTTACACGGGTACCTTTGTCAAACAGCGTAGCCTTAGACTTACCGATGTTAAAGATACCACCCGGGCCACCACTGCCGCCAGCAGGACCACCCATTTTACGCATCAGGAGTATCCACAGTCCAATCAACAGCACCAGTGGAAGCAATAACTGGATAAATGGTTCGAACCAGCTCTGTCTGTTATCATAGTACACTTTCACCTGCTGATCAACCGGAAGCCCCGCCTGTGCCTTGTCAAGGTCAGTCTTAAAATCCTCCACACTACCAATAGTGAAAGAGAAATGAGGGCCCTTATTATCAGCGCCCAAACGGGTCTTAGCCACTTTCTCGTATTTAGCTTGCGATAACTTGTCAGCCTTTATGAAAACCTCTACCACTTGCTTGTTCACCACCACCAGCTTGTCTACATCACCTGGTTTCAGGTAATTGAGCTGAAACTCCTGGAAACTGAGTGGTTTAGGCCCGGTGCCAAGATTAGCAAAGTTCATTGCCAGCAAGGCGACCCCGATAAAAGCATACACCCAGTATATGTTGAACTTTGGTCCTTTCTTTGGCGATTTGTCTCCCTTGTTGAAGTTGTTGCCTCTTTCCATAATCTTACGATCCTTTTTTAAGGATGTCGGTAATAGTTAAAAGTTATTAGTTTGTATCATTATGCTCCATTCGTTCTGCATCACTCCACATATCTTCCAGACTATAGAACTGCCTGGTTTCGGGTTGGAATACATGCACTACAACATTCACATAATCTACCAGTATCCATTGTTGAGCGGTAAATCCCTCATGTTTATAAGGCTCTTCGCCAACGAGCTTCAATACCTGATCTTCCACGAAGTCAGCTATAGCCCTAACCTGTGTATTGGAGTTAGCCTCGCATATTACAAAGAAATCAGCCACAGCTTCAGGAATCTGGCGCAGATCCAGAGAAACAATATTTTCTCCCTTTTTTTCCTGGATGGCCTTGATGATGGTGGAAAAAATCTCGCTTTCTCTACTCAAGCGCGTTAACGCTTTCTTTCTCGTACTCAGAACGGTTAAGGGTGCCAATAAAATCTCTTTTGGTTAAAAATAAACTTTAATTGTCAAAATTACTAAAGAAGGAGCAAATAAACGCCGGAATATGATATTGTTACAATGTGTAATAATCAATGATGTACGGAGCTTTAATGCCTATAAATCATGCACTTGTCTAATACCTTTGCTCTGTAGCCGGCAACTGACCGATTGTTAAGAAAATGATAAAATGAATTACTTTGCTCTCTCAAAATGAATCAGCTAAGAATTTTCGAATGATCGGACAGCCTTTATACATTTTAGATACAGTAGACAGCACCAATAACTATGCCATGGAGCAGGTAAACAAAGGGCAGGTGACACCGGGCACAGCCTGGTTTGCTATGGAGCAAACTGCAGGAAAAGCTCAACGTGGCAAACAATGGTCATCGCCTCCAGGTGAAAATATCATGCTCTCAATCGCCCTGCAACCCGGCATGCTGCCCCTTTCCAGACAATTTATGCTCAGTGTCGCGGTATCGCTTGCTACCTGTGACTGGTTCACGCAATATGCGGGCGATGAGACCTCCATCAAATGGAGTAATGATCTTTACTGGCGTGACAGAAAGGCAGCCGGCATGCTCATCGAAAATGTACTCCGTGGTAATACATGGCAATATGCCATTACCGGTATCGGAATTAATATCAATCAGACCAGCTTCCCTACACATCTGCCTAATCCTGTATCCCTCAAGCAGATAACAGGCAAGACATGGGACCCTATCGAACTGACTCGTACGCTTTGTGCCAGCATTGAAGAAAGACTTAAACTATTGCATCCTGCACACTATGATAAGCTAATGCAGGACTATAAGAGCAAGCTGTTCCGCTTTAATATACCCGGCACTTACCGCATGAACGGAGAGCTGTTTGAGGGTATTATCCGGGATGTACTTCCTGATGGCAAATTATGCCTGGAGAAGGAAGGAACGCTACTGCAACTGGGCTTTGGAGAAATAGAGTTTGTTATAACACGATAGGCGTTACCAGCTACGGGAACCTGCCTGTTCTTCCTGTTGCCACTGATACAGTTTGCGGGGAAAAACAGGCGAAATCCCTTCGACAAGATATACACCTGTGCCATACTCCCTTGACAGCTTATCATTGATCTGTCCGGTTTTAGTGTAGCCGGACGTATATTTCCGGACATATTCCGCTGGAGCCTCACCAACTACAATAAGGTAATGCAGGCTGTCCATTTTCGGGAACCAGCACATATAATCAGCACTGAATGTGATGGCTGGTCTGACAGCATCAGCGGCGTAGTAGTTAATCGCGCCTGCCTGCCCGTAATTGTCACATAGGATCAACGTATACGGGCGCTCAGCCACAGGCACCTGCTGATAGGCCATTGTGGCCAGTCCGGCCAGCTCCCTCCAGCCACGCATATCAGCAAAATCCTGTGGCAGGTCATGTAGTTTGCCGTCTTCCCATCTGCACATAACATCACGCATTCGTGGCGTCATCGCGTTATAGAGGTCCTTTGGCGGCATTACCGGGTAGATTACGCGGAATAAGCATACAGTGGGTAATATCACCATTACCAGCCATCCCAGCCTGGCATACTTCAGCCAGCTACGTGAAAAAAGGTGTTCCCAGTATACACTACCAAAAGCCAGCATAACAGGATACAGTCCCAGGGCATAATACGCCTTCGCCTTCAGATAGACGAACAGGGCCATTACCAGCAGGAAAGTCCAGCCTGCAAAGCGATAGGGCCTGTAAGGCGCATATCCCATCAATGCGGTCAGTCCGGCTATCCATACAGCACTTCCCAGTAAGAAGAACAACAGCTGTTCTTTGATAAAACCCGCTCTCTCCACATTCACCAATTGTGTGTCGGCCAGCTCCTTCATGTGATGCAGGAACGGAACCCCGTTCTGTAGCTGCCAGACAATATTAGGCAGGGCCAGCAAAAGGGCGATCAGCAGGCCGCCGTACAGGTACTTTTCCCGAAAGATGCTGCGCTGTGGTGTTATTAACAAAGCTGGTAGCAGGCCCGCCGCAAGAAAAAGTATATTGTATTTATTCAGAAAAGCCATCCCCGCCACAACACCCATCCACAACAACCATTGAGGCTTTACATCTCTGATGTATAATATTACCAGGTAAAAGATCAGTGTCCAGGCCAGTATGTCAGCACTGTTCGGCTGATACAGAATGTTAATCCTTGACATACCGGAGCAAATAAAGACCACTGCTGCCAGTAACTGTGCATACCAGCCTCCTTTCAGCAATTCCACCAGCTTCCAGATGACTAACATTGTCAGCGCACCAAACAGGGCAGGGAAGAAGCGTACCCAGTATACACCACCGCCCAGCCACTTGATCAGCAGCGAGAGAAAAGCTGTAAAAGGAGGTACTGACAAATATCCGGCTGCCAGATGATTGGCCTGTTCGAGATGCAGATATTCATCCCGGTGCAGATCATAATCCGGATGCACAAGGGAAAAATGAAAAGTCAACTTGAAAGCTATCAAGGCAATGAGCAGGAGATATGAACGTTTGGGCATCCGTCGGGACTAGTGTGTGAAAAATGAGGGACTACCTGTTATGATTACTACAGCTCAAAGGTAAGGAACGTATAACAGGTAGCCCGATATAGATAATCTTGTGATACTGCAGCAATAGTTGGTGAAATAGGCAGTTCATCAAAAAGACCAGTTGATGAAAACAAGATTTTGGTTGATAAAGGTTGTCCTCAAGTTGTGAAATATTTGTTAATTTATCAAAACAAAAATTGCAACAATGATACAAACAACTACCCCTTATACTATTCTTCAACCATCCAAACAGCTATTGGTCCATACATCCCAGCGTCAATACGCACTATTTTATTCGTATGATGTTTGCAAATTGCTTTGAGTAACTTTACCCAATGTCCTCCATAAATAGTAAGAATAGCAGATCTGATCATCGTAAAAAGCTACGGCTCAGCGATGACTTTTCGAGGGTAAGTGTTGATCAGGAGAACTTACCCAAGGTGCCGGCAAAGAGTAATTTTACCATTCACTCCCGCTCTACAAATCCTTGCCGGGAGTATATTTCTGCCAGCAGAAGAGATTACTATAAAATCACGCTGATGACCAGGGGCGGCGGCATTATGACGCTCGGTCAACGCAAATATGTCATCAAGGCGCCTGCTATCGTATTTATCAATCAGCTGGAAGCAAAAACCTGGGATCCGCAGGGAGAGCAGGACGGTTACTATTGCCAGTTCACGGAACATCTGTTTGAAATGCAACGTCACTACCGTGACGAACTCCTGCATCACCCGCTTTTCCAGATAGGCGCCAATCCGGTGCTTAACCTCACTGAACAACAGCGGGACTACATGTTACAGTTATTCGGACACCTGCTGAAAGAAAGTAAAGACTGCAATCCTTACCGCCAGGAAGCCATACTGATCTACCTGCAATTATTACTTTTAGAAGCGAAGAGGATCAGCGTACCAGAGGCGTTACCGCAACGTTCCCTGACAACGGCTCAGTTGCTTGCGGAGCGATTTACGGACGCCCTGGAAAAACAATTTCCGATCACTTCAGAGCTGGAACAGGTGCAGCTTAAAACAGCAGGAGATTTCGCACAGATATTAAACGTACATCCCAATCACCTGAATGCAACTGTCAAACGGGTAACCGGGCGAACTACCAGCGAACATATTCGTCAGCGCCTCCTGCTCGAAGCAAGGCTGTTACTGCTACATACTGACTGGCCGATAGCAGCGATCGCTCATTCGCTTGGATTTGAAGAACCAGCTAACTTTTCGCACTTCTTTAAAAGCCAGACGGGACATACGCCGCACACATTTAGAAATAATTAGGAACCGGAATGAGGAATTGATATAAAGAGATGTTCTATGCAGATATTCCTGCATTCTTATCAGACAGGTATAAAAAGTGAGAGGGCGCTTCCAGGAAGCGCCCTCTCACTTTTTATACCTGTCTGATGAACTCTTATCCTATGCCATACATAGTGCATCATCTCCGCCGCATTTCAATACCTGATCACTTCGCCTTATATCCCCAGTCCTGCAACCACTTCACCACCTTTTCCTTGTAGTCACCCTGAATCAGTATCAGTCCATCTTTCGCACTACCACCGGTACCACATTTCGTCTTCAGTTCCTTGCCCAGTTTTTCCAGGTCTTCTTCTTTACCTACAAAACCATCCACCAGTGTCACTACCTTTCCGGCACGCTGTTTAGTGTCCAGCTTCACCCGCAATTGCTGCTGGGCAGGAGGGAGGGTCTCGATCTCCTCGGGTTCATCGCTCTCCGGTTTAAAATCAGGATTAGTGGAATACACTATACCACCTGTATTGGTATTAAACTTCTTCTTTGACATAATAGTAAGTTTATGAACGGTTAACTACGACCTGCAGCGCACCAGGATGAACACGGAACGCGACTTTACCATTTTCTTTCAATGGCACCGCATCCCCGTCTACCTGCAGGTGCACCAGTTCGTTACTTTTAACAACGATCGTTTCTCCCGTATAATGCTGCATATAGCGGGTCTTATCAATATTACCCATCAGGGAATAAAATCCGACAGGTATCAGTCCGTACAGTTTGATCGGCGGCACAACACACAAGTCCAGTTTACCATCGAAAACATTTGCGTCAGGCGCTAGTTTAAATTCATAGCCAAACTGGTTGCCATTCGCCACCGTAAGCAGAAAGGCACGCTCCTGCATTGTCTTACCATCCACGCTGATCTCGTATGAAGGGCCTTTATAACTGCTGAAACTCTGAAATACAAGCTTCGCATATCCCCAAAGCCCACGTTTGGTCTTATGCCTGAACTGATCTGCTACCAACGCATCGAAACCTACACCGGCGTTACTCAGGAACAGGTGTTCATTCGCGTAACCAACGTCTATTGACTGACGCCTTCCATCGGCAATCACTTCCAGTGCGCGCGATACTTTCAACGGTATTTTCAGCGCTCTTGCAAGACCATTCCCACTACCCAGCGGAATAATAGCCAGTGCGGTAGTTGTACCTACCAGTCCCTGTGCTATCTCATTGATAGAACCATCGCCACCTACTGCCACTACTGTATCTGTTCCATTCGCAACCGCAGCTCTGGCCAGGTCAGTGCCATGTCCGAGGTATTCCAGGTGAGTGATCTCTACTGAAAATGCCTTTGGCGTCAAATATTTTCTGATGATACCTTCCAGACGCTTTTCCCTGTCTGTTCCCGCTTTACGGTTTATGATAAATAGAATCTTTCTCAACGTTAGGGATATTATATTGCTTTTAAACTAAGATCAAGACTAACAGCATGATGGATCACTGCACCTGCGGACACATAATCAACACCTGTTTTGGCATATGCTTCCAGTGTATCCAGGTTGATACCACCTGATGCTTCTGTTTCGTAACGACCATCTATCAGCGCAAGCGCTTCCGTGATCTGGGCAGGAGTATAGTTATCCAGCATAATACGGTGCACCTGACCGACTGCCAGCACTTCTTTCACATCTTCCAGGTTACGTGTTTCCACTTCAATCTGTAAGGGCAACTGATGCTCCCGCAGGTATGCGACCGTTTTGGTAATTGCGGCCGTAATACCTCCTGCAAAATCAATATGATTATCTTTCAGCATAACCATATCATACAAACCCATACGATGGTTTACACCACCACCAATACGTACCGCTTCTTTTTCCAGCAAACGGAAATTGGGGGTTGTCTTACGGGTATCGAGCAACCGGGTATGGTATCCTTTCAGTACATTCACATACTGGCGGGTCAGCGTAGCGATACCACTCATACGCTGCATACAGTTCAGTACAAGGCGTTCTCCCATCAGTAAGGTATGAATAGATGCTTCTACCTCAAAAGCCGTTTCTCCTGCATGCATCTCATCACCATCCTGCTTGAATGGCTTAAAAATGGAATCTTTGTCCAGTATCTGGAAAATAGCAGCAGCTACCTCCATGCCTGCCAGTACACCATCTTCTTTGATCTTCAGCCGCGCGCCACCCCTGGCGTCAGCCGGTATAGAGGCGAGGGTAGAGTGGTCTCCATTTCCTATATCTTCGGCCAGTGCGCTGCGAATAAGGGCTGTAAATGCTGGTTCCTGTAACATACTATCGGTTTGAAAGAACGAAAGTAAGCCAAAAATTAAGAACGGTGGTCCAGGTCAGGAATATACCCGAATATAAAAAAGTCCGGACTGAGCCGGACTTTTCAATATCATTCTTAATAAGACTTTATTATTTATTTTCGAAACGTAATTCATTCAATACCATTGAACCACCTTTCATCTGCAGAAAGAATGAAGTACGGAAAGCGCCACCGGACGTACCCACATTAGCAATACCTACTCTGGAGCCACCTTTACTCTCTACCTGGTGGATCAGTTCAAATGATTTTACCTGATTTTTAGCGAAGAAATCTTTCAGGATAATTTCAGCCTGTGCTTTGCTGTAAGAATTTGATTTACCAGCCATGCTGATTTCTACAGTATTGTCAAGGTAGCGGGATAGTGCGCTCGCATCGCCTTGTTTAATTGCAGTGACTACGTCTTCAAAGGGACCTGCTGCAGTAGATTTCAAGTTAGCGGCTGACAGGGTAAATGCAGTGATAATGACGCCAAACAACACAACTCCAAGCACATACATTAACTTTTTCATCGTCAGTATTTTATTAAGTAGTAAAGTTTTCATCATTAAAGTGAAATGGGCTAAAACTATGCCAATTTGCAGGTTGCCTTTTAAAATACAATCATAGTTGTATTGTACAATGATTAATTAATGCGAATATATTAATATATATTTTTAGAATAAAACCTAACTCCAGTAAAGTTCTTTCACTGCTGTATGATTTTTGCCGGCATTTCAATAAGTTTGATGCCGTTTCACGGATGCTTCATAACTTTAGCATCCTTTACTGAACAAGAAAATTACAACCGGAAATATGGAAAAGAAAAGAGCCATTCTCATTATCATGGATGGATGGGGACAGGGACAGGTTCCTGCAGCTGACGCTATAGCGCATTCAAAGACTCCCTTTGTAAGCAGCCTGTATGCTAAGTACCCGCATAGTACACTGATCACCTGCGGCGAAGATGTTGGCTTACCTGAAGGTCAGATGGGTAACTCCGAAGTAGGACACCTGAACCTCGGCGCCGGACGTATCGTATACCAGGAACTTCAGCGTATCAATGTAGCCATCCGCACAGGTGAACTGGCTGGCAATAAGGTACTGCAGGATACGCTCTCTTATGCAAAAGATAACGATAAGGCCCTCCACCTTATCGGTCTCGTAAGTGACGGTGGTGTACACTCTCATATCAATCACCTGAAAGCGCTCACACAGATCGCTAAAGATAAAGGACTGACCAAAGTATTTATACATGCCTTCACTGATGGCCGTGACACCGATCCGAAAGGTGGCCTGCCATACATGGAAGAACTGGTAGCTCACCTGAATAACACGGTGGGACAGGTAGCCAGCATCACCGGCCGTTACTATGCAATGGACCGCGATAAACGCTGGGAACGCGTGAAACTCGCATATGATGCGATGGTACACGGTACCGGTACGCCTACACAGGATGTAGTAACAGCTATCAAAACCTCCTACGCAGAAGGTGTTACCGACGAGTTTATCAAACCGATCGTGACTACCGATGCGCAGCTGAACCCGATCGCCACCATCAAGGAAGGTGATGCGGTACTGTGCTTCAACTTCCGTACTGACCGTTGCCGTGAGATCACCCAAGTACTGACCCAGCAGGCTTTCCCTGATTTTGGTATGCAACCACTGGCACTGCACTATACCACCATGACCGAATATGATAAAACCTACAAAGGTGTACACGTTATATTCGAAAATGATAACCTGCAGAATACCCTGGGTGAAGTACTGGAAGCCAACAACCGCAGCCAGATCCGTATCGCAGAAACTGAGAAATATCCACACGTTTCCTTCTTCTTCTCCGGTGGCCGTGAGAAAGAATTCCAGGGTGAACGCCGTCTGATCGTAGCTTCTCCTAAAGTAGCTACCTACGACATGCAACCGGAAATGAGCGCATTCGAAGTGACAGATACCATCGTTCCGGAAATAGAAAGCAAATCTGCTGACTTTATCTGCCTGAACTTCGCTAATGCCGACATGGTAGGCCATACCGGTATATGGGAAGCCGCCATCAAAGCGGTAGAAACCGTGGATACCTGCGTAGAGAAAGTAGTCACTGCTGCCCTGAAAAATGATTATACAGTGTTCCTTACCGCTGACCACGGTAATGCTGACTTTATGATCAACAGTGATGGTACGCCTAATACCGCTCACACCACCAACCTGGTTCCTTACTTCCTGATCAGCAATGATTTCAAAGGTGCCGTAAAACCAGGTAAACTGGGTGACGTTGCACCAACCATTCTGACCCTGATGGGCCTTCCTATCCCGCAGGAAATGACGGGCAACGTACTGATATAAGTATTCCCATCTCATTCATAGAAAAGCTGTCCACCGCAGGGTGCGACAGCTTTTTTTATATTATTTCTGTCCTGTAACTATTCGTCAAGCTAATCCGTTTTACGTTTTTTAGTGCTCTCGACAGATTTGCTCATGCATTAGATGCGCCGTGTTTACGGCGCATTAACTTTTTTATACGGCTTGCTTTCAGACAGATGCGCGGCGCATTAATCCATCTTCCCTAAATTTGCACAATGGATCATCGTTTTTCATGGATACTGGTAGTAGTTGCTGTATGCGTTGCATCCTGCAGCAATGACAAAGGAGGGCAGCAAGGCAATAAACTGGCTTACAGAGATCTGAAAGGATATTTTCAGAATGAACTACATCATATCTCCGGGAATAAACCCGCCCTGCAGAAAACGATCATTATGAACGGGAAGCGGGATAGCCTTACCATTGCTGTACCCGATTCGGCGCAGCTCCAGCACCTGCTGGCCCCATTCCTGGATGTAGACCTGAATAAACCCTCCCTTCAGGGTGCATACGATACCATCCTGCTGGCCGACCAATTCTCCGGCAAACGCTCCCTCATGTACAAAGCCAGAAATACGGCTACCGTACCCCAGGAAGTCATTATGGATATTGACAGCCAGCAGCATATTACCAATGTGCAAATGAATAAGCATGTAGAGAACCTGGTATACGAATACCAGCAAAACCTGGTGTATCAGCAAAACAAACATATCCGCATCGTGACCTGGCAAAAGATCGCCTTTCTGCCTGCTCGCGAACTGGATGTGAAAGTCCTGCTCAGGCACCCCTAACAGATCTTCTTACAACATGACAGCAGCGGAGTTTCAACAGATATCGCATACAATACCCCTTCAGCCTGGTATTTACAAGTATTACAATGAAGCAAATGAACTGCTTTATGTAGGAAAAGCTAAAAGCCTGCGCAAAAGGGTCAGCTCTTATTTTGTTAAAAATCATGATAACTACAAGACCCGTAAACTTGTAGAGAACATCCACCATATTGAATTTACCATCGTAGGCTCTGAACAGGATGCCTTCCTGCTGGAAAACTCACTGATCAAACAGTTCCAGCCTAAATTCAATATCAACCTGAAAGACGATAAAACATACCCTTATATCGTCATCAAACATGAAGCATTCTCCCGTGTATTCCTCACCCGTAATGTCATAAAGGACGGTTCCGAATACCTGGGGCCATTCACCTCCGTAGGCCGCGTACGCGAACTGCTGGAAGTGATCCGGTATAACATCCCCCTGCGTACCTGTAACCTCAATCTTTCCCCACAGAACGTCGCCAAAGGGAAATATAAGGTATGCCTGGAATATCACCTGGGCAACTGTAAAGGCCCCTGCGAAGGACTGCAAACAGAGGAAGACTACCGGGAAGGATTGCAGCAGGTAAAAAATATCCTGCGGGGCAATCTTACCCCTGTATTACAACTGTTCCGTGCACAAATGCAGGAGCATGCGATGAATATGGAATTTGAGAAAGCGGAGATTGTCAGAAAGAAAATTGACAGTCTGCAGGCATACCAGGCAAAGTCCACCATTGTCAATACCCGTATTGGTAACGTGGACATATTCTCCATCATCAGTGAGGGTAACTACGCCTATGTCAATTACCTCCGTGTCCTTAACGGCACCATTGCCGATACCAAGACCGTCACGCTGGAAAAGAAACTGGAAGAAGACGATACCGAGGTACTGACCTATGCCGTCGGTTATCTGCGGGACGTATTCCAGAGTCTCACCCGCGAGATCATTGTACCGATAGAGATCGAGTATCCTGAAGAACAGGTGACTATAACAGTGCCGAAAGGTGGGGATAAAAAGAAACTGCTGGAACTGTCCGAGAAGAATGTCAATTACTTTAAGGAAGAACTCTACAGGAAAAAGATCCTTCACCTGGAAGGGAAAAGTGATATGGAGAAGAAAAAAGTACTGTATCAGTTACAGGCCGATCTTGAACTCCAGGAACTGCCTGTACATATTGAATGCTTCGATAACTCCAACTTCCAGGGCGCTTACCCGGTTTCTGCCTGTGTGGTATTCAAGGATGGCGTCGCTTCCAAAAAAGACTATCGTCACTTCAACATCAAGACCGTACAGGGTATCAATGACTTTGCCTCTATGAAAGAAGTAGTATACCGCCGGTATAGTCGTTTACTGGCGGAGCAGCAGCCATTACCCCAGCTGGTGATCATCGATGGCGGTAAAGGTCAGTTAGGTTCTGCCATGGAGAGCATTCGCGAACTGGACCTCATAGGTAGTATGACGGTAGTGGGCCTCGCTAAGAATGAGGAAGAGATCTTCTTCCCGGGCGATAAGGACAGCATCAAACTTCCTTATGACAGCGAGAGCCTGAAACTGATCCGCCGCGTACGTGATGAAGTGCACCGTTTCGGCATCACCTTCCATCGGCAGAAGCGAAGTAAAGGCACTTTTAAGAACGAATTGGAGGCTATCAGGGGCATTGGTGAGAATACGGCTACCCAGCTATTGAAAACGTTCCGTTCGGTCGCTAAAATAAAATTATTGTCGGAAGACGACCTCATAAAAGAAGTGGGCGCCGCGAAAGCCCGGTTGGTATATAGTCACTTCCATCCGGCTACCGGACAAACAGGTCAGTAACAATCTTTCTTCATCAATACAGATTATTTTTTTGCAACGGGCTACGGCACTACTGTCGGCCGCCGTTGTGTCACTCCCTTGTACGCCAGGTCCGCTATGCGCCCTGCCCGGCTACTACGACTGATGATTACAGATCAAACAATCGCTACGCTTTCGCCCTGAGTGCCTGCGCCATATGGCGCTGCTCATGCGCGATCACAAAACGGAATGTATCTCCCAGGTTGAATTTCAGCCAGCTTCCCAAAGTGGTCGGGATCTTTATCTGTTCCAGATTGACCAGCTTCGCCCTGTCCAGCAGTGCTTTAGTCTGTTGTTGCCATTCCATAAATTCATGGACCGTTCTACGGGCATCCAGATCAGCCAGTGGCCGGTAGGCCTTCGGTGCCTGCATCTTCATGCCCGGCAGACCATTGTTTTTCGGCTTCATCATATTCGTAAAATAATTCCCTAACCAGCCGCTTTTGAAAACAGGTGCAGGAGAGGAGGGCAGACTGCCTGTCAGTTTTCCCCGGATGGCCTTTTCCATAGCGGGTACATAAAAACGGGAATAAGCGTTCAGGTGATCGAGGCACTGGGCCACGCTCCATTTATCGGGAGCAGGCTGTCGCAGCAGCGCCTCATCACTGGCATTTACGAAATGAGTATTTACAGTTTGCAGCAGTTCATCCACCTGACCCTGAAGGGTCGCTAACAGTACGGGGGGTTCGAATATACGGGACATAATGTGGTGATTTGAGTATACTACAAATCTAGGCAGGGG
The DNA window shown above is from Chitinophaga agri and carries:
- a CDS encoding diacylglycerol/lipid kinase family protein, whose amino-acid sequence is MRKILFIINRKAGTDREKRLEGIIRKYLTPKAFSVEITHLEYLGHGTDLARAAVANGTDTVVAVGGDGSINEIAQGLVGTTTALAIIPLGSGNGLARALKIPLKVSRALEVIADGRRQSIDVGYANEHLFLSNAGVGFDALVADQFRHKTKRGLWGYAKLVFQSFSSYKGPSYEISVDGKTMQERAFLLTVANGNQFGYEFKLAPDANVFDGKLDLCVVPPIKLYGLIPVGFYSLMGNIDKTRYMQHYTGETIVVKSNELVHLQVDGDAVPLKENGKVAFRVHPGALQVVVNRS
- the nadC gene encoding carboxylating nicotinate-nucleotide diphosphorylase produces the protein MLQEPAFTALIRSALAEDIGNGDHSTLASIPADARGGARLKIKEDGVLAGMEVAAAIFQILDKDSIFKPFKQDGDEMHAGETAFEVEASIHTLLMGERLVLNCMQRMSGIATLTRQYVNVLKGYHTRLLDTRKTTPNFRLLEKEAVRIGGGVNHRMGLYDMVMLKDNHIDFAGGITAAITKTVAYLREHQLPLQIEVETRNLEDVKEVLAVGQVHRIMLDNYTPAQITEALALIDGRYETEASGGINLDTLEAYAKTGVDYVSAGAVIHHAVSLDLSLKAI
- a CDS encoding DUF4783 domain-containing protein, which encodes MKKLMYVLGVVLFGVIITAFTLSAANLKSTAAGPFEDVVTAIKQGDASALSRYLDNTVEISMAGKSNSYSKAQAEIILKDFFAKNQVKSFELIHQVESKGGSRVGIANVGTSGGAFRTSFFLQMKGGSMVLNELRFENK
- the gpmI gene encoding 2,3-bisphosphoglycerate-independent phosphoglycerate mutase codes for the protein MEKKRAILIIMDGWGQGQVPAADAIAHSKTPFVSSLYAKYPHSTLITCGEDVGLPEGQMGNSEVGHLNLGAGRIVYQELQRINVAIRTGELAGNKVLQDTLSYAKDNDKALHLIGLVSDGGVHSHINHLKALTQIAKDKGLTKVFIHAFTDGRDTDPKGGLPYMEELVAHLNNTVGQVASITGRYYAMDRDKRWERVKLAYDAMVHGTGTPTQDVVTAIKTSYAEGVTDEFIKPIVTTDAQLNPIATIKEGDAVLCFNFRTDRCREITQVLTQQAFPDFGMQPLALHYTTMTEYDKTYKGVHVIFENDNLQNTLGEVLEANNRSQIRIAETEKYPHVSFFFSGGREKEFQGERRLIVASPKVATYDMQPEMSAFEVTDTIVPEIESKSADFICLNFANADMVGHTGIWEAAIKAVETVDTCVEKVVTAALKNDYTVFLTADHGNADFMINSDGTPNTAHTTNLVPYFLISNDFKGAVKPGKLGDVAPTILTLMGLPIPQEMTGNVLI
- the uvrC gene encoding excinuclease ABC subunit UvrC, which translates into the protein MTAAEFQQISHTIPLQPGIYKYYNEANELLYVGKAKSLRKRVSSYFVKNHDNYKTRKLVENIHHIEFTIVGSEQDAFLLENSLIKQFQPKFNINLKDDKTYPYIVIKHEAFSRVFLTRNVIKDGSEYLGPFTSVGRVRELLEVIRYNIPLRTCNLNLSPQNVAKGKYKVCLEYHLGNCKGPCEGLQTEEDYREGLQQVKNILRGNLTPVLQLFRAQMQEHAMNMEFEKAEIVRKKIDSLQAYQAKSTIVNTRIGNVDIFSIISEGNYAYVNYLRVLNGTIADTKTVTLEKKLEEDDTEVLTYAVGYLRDVFQSLTREIIVPIEIEYPEEQVTITVPKGGDKKKLLELSEKNVNYFKEELYRKKILHLEGKSDMEKKKVLYQLQADLELQELPVHIECFDNSNFQGAYPVSACVVFKDGVASKKDYRHFNIKTVQGINDFASMKEVVYRRYSRLLAEQQPLPQLVIIDGGKGQLGSAMESIRELDLIGSMTVVGLAKNEEEIFFPGDKDSIKLPYDSESLKLIRRVRDEVHRFGITFHRQKRSKGTFKNELEAIRGIGENTATQLLKTFRSVAKIKLLSEDDLIKEVGAAKARLVYSHFHPATGQTGQ
- a CDS encoding DinB family protein; translated protein: MSRIFEPPVLLATLQGQVDELLQTVNTHFVNASDEALLRQPAPDKWSVAQCLDHLNAYSRFYVPAMEKAIRGKLTGSLPSSPAPVFKSGWLGNYFTNMMKPKNNGLPGMKMQAPKAYRPLADLDARRTVHEFMEWQQQTKALLDRAKLVNLEQIKIPTTLGSWLKFNLGDTFRFVIAHEQRHMAQALRAKA